One part of the Nostoc sp. PCC 7120 = FACHB-418 genome encodes these proteins:
- a CDS encoding Uma2 family endonuclease produces the protein MISAEKTSQLLVIPPLENGDRLTRYEFERRYYAMPNLKKAELIEGIVYVASPLRIKSHGEPHAYIMTWLGVYKAATPGVGLADNTTVIIDADNEPQPDALLRIEQGGRSRINQDDYLEGAPELIVEIAASTASYDLHEKLKVYRRNQVQEYLVWRVYDNQFDWFKLQAGEYIQLEVNTDNILRSQTFPGLWLAKSALLSGDLATVLAVLQQGLSTPEHQDFKKSQGKLSFS, from the coding sequence ATGATATCTGCTGAGAAAACCTCTCAACTTTTGGTAATTCCCCCATTAGAAAATGGCGATAGGCTCACCCGTTATGAATTTGAGCGCAGATATTATGCTATGCCTAATTTGAAAAAAGCAGAATTGATTGAAGGAATTGTTTACGTGGCATCACCGTTAAGAATCAAAAGTCATGGCGAACCCCATGCTTATATTATGACTTGGTTGGGTGTTTACAAAGCAGCAACACCGGGCGTAGGTTTAGCCGACAATACTACAGTCATCATTGATGCCGATAATGAACCCCAACCAGATGCTTTACTCAGAATAGAACAAGGAGGGCGATCGCGCATTAATCAAGATGATTATTTAGAAGGTGCGCCAGAATTAATTGTAGAAATCGCTGCTTCTACTGCTTCCTATGATTTACATGAAAAATTAAAAGTGTATCGGCGTAATCAAGTCCAAGAGTATTTAGTTTGGCGAGTTTATGATAATCAATTTGATTGGTTTAAGTTACAAGCAGGTGAGTATATACAGCTTGAAGTAAATACAGATAATATATTGCGTTCACAAACATTTCCGGGGTTGTGGTTAGCGAAGTCTGCTTTATTATCAGGCGACTTAGCTACAGTATTAGCTGTTTTGCAGCAGGGATTATCTACACCAGAACATCAAGACTTCAAAAAGTCTCAAGGGAAACTTTCTTTCTCTTAA
- a CDS encoding aldehyde dehydrogenase family protein, producing the protein MTKTIEVRNPRTGKFDYVIIPPPPRLLAQQCNRARRAQSRWQELGVEGRITALQQWKQAILSRREQLTEALVNDTGRLSITVLEIDSFIASIDRWCGLAPELLQESAKNTSIPFIALQQSLVPYPLVGVISPWNFPLLLSMIDTIPALLAGCAVVVKPSEIAPRFVAPLLMALNTVPELRDILTFVEGGGETGANLINYVDLVCFTGSVATGREVAETAARRFIPAYLELGGKDPAIVLESANLDLATSAILWGAVVNTGQSCLSIERIYVAESRFEEFYHQLIAKAHRLQLAYPLVEDGAIGPIIAERQAGIVNDHILDAVEKGAVIHCGGKVEELGGGWWCRPTVMTNVNHSMKVMTEETFGPIMPVMPFPDVEEAVYLANDTIYGLSAAVFAGSEDEALKVARQLNAGAISINDAALTAVMHEGEKNAFNFSGLGGSRMGASGLKRFLRKQAFLIKTNSASDPWWFDKGE; encoded by the coding sequence ATGACCAAAACAATCGAAGTTCGTAATCCACGTACGGGAAAATTTGATTATGTGATTATACCGCCGCCGCCGAGGTTGCTAGCACAGCAATGTAATCGGGCGAGACGGGCGCAATCTCGTTGGCAAGAATTGGGTGTGGAAGGAAGAATCACAGCTTTACAGCAATGGAAGCAAGCTATACTTTCCCGACGTGAACAACTAACAGAAGCTTTGGTAAATGATACGGGTAGATTATCTATAACTGTATTAGAAATCGATTCTTTTATCGCTAGTATCGATCGCTGGTGTGGTTTAGCGCCAGAATTACTACAAGAGTCTGCCAAAAATACCAGCATTCCCTTTATCGCTTTACAACAATCATTAGTTCCTTACCCCCTCGTCGGCGTAATTAGTCCGTGGAATTTTCCTTTGTTGCTGTCGATGATTGATACCATTCCGGCGTTGCTGGCGGGTTGTGCGGTGGTTGTCAAACCCAGTGAAATAGCTCCTCGATTTGTTGCGCCTCTGTTGATGGCCTTAAATACAGTTCCTGAGTTGCGCGATATCTTAACTTTTGTGGAGGGAGGCGGAGAAACTGGGGCAAATTTAATTAATTATGTCGATTTGGTATGTTTTACGGGTAGTGTAGCTACAGGAAGAGAAGTCGCAGAAACCGCAGCTAGACGCTTTATTCCAGCTTACTTGGAATTGGGAGGCAAAGATCCGGCGATCGTTTTAGAGTCAGCCAATTTAGATTTAGCTACCTCAGCTATTTTGTGGGGTGCGGTTGTGAATACAGGACAATCTTGTTTATCTATTGAAAGAATTTACGTAGCTGAATCTAGATTTGAAGAGTTTTATCATCAATTAATAGCTAAAGCCCATCGTCTACAACTAGCTTACCCTTTAGTAGAAGATGGAGCGATCGGCCCCATCATTGCTGAAAGACAAGCCGGAATTGTTAACGATCATATTTTAGATGCAGTTGAGAAAGGGGCTGTCATTCACTGCGGCGGTAAAGTCGAAGAATTAGGTGGCGGTTGGTGGTGTCGTCCTACAGTCATGACAAATGTTAATCACTCCATGAAGGTGATGACTGAAGAAACTTTTGGCCCAATTATGCCGGTTATGCCTTTTCCCGACGTGGAAGAAGCCGTATATTTAGCCAACGACACAATTTATGGATTAAGTGCGGCGGTGTTTGCAGGTTCAGAAGATGAAGCTTTAAAAGTTGCTCGACAATTAAATGCAGGTGCTATCAGTATTAATGATGCCGCTCTTACTGCTGTGATGCACGAAGGAGAAAAAAACGCCTTTAACTTTTCTGGTCTTGGTGGTTCGCGTATGGGTGCATCAGGGTTGAAGCGGTTTTTGAGAAAACAAGCATTTTTGATTAAAACCAACTCTGCTAGTGACCCTTGGTGGTTTGATAAGGGGGAATGA
- a CDS encoding nitrilase-related carbon-nitrogen hydrolase, producing the protein MVDNPGNLNSFRALALQVTCHAVNQASDRQEAGLMMHNTINRLAQQIAASIAFIGFDCRLIVLPEYFLTGFPMGEPLQVWADKACLEINGAEYEALGMIAQKQQIFLAGNAYELDPNFPGLYFQTCFVIDPSGSVVLRYRRLNSLFAPTPHDVWDKYLDCYGLEGVFPVAKTAIGNLAALASEEILYPEVARCLAMRGAEIFLHSTSEVYSKNLTPKDAAKITRAVENMAYVVSANSAGLANSAIPIGSVDGGSKIIDHRGIILAETGPGESMAAFAEIDLAALRRDRTRPGLNNLLSRQRFEMYAQSYSQAKFYPANTMLNKEIERKHFIQTQQETIERLTRLGII; encoded by the coding sequence ATGGTAGATAATCCTGGGAATCTCAACTCATTTCGGGCTTTGGCGCTGCAAGTTACTTGTCATGCAGTGAATCAAGCAAGCGATCGCCAAGAAGCTGGGTTAATGATGCACAATACAATTAACCGCTTGGCACAACAAATTGCTGCCAGTATTGCTTTTATTGGGTTTGACTGTCGCTTAATTGTGTTACCAGAATATTTTCTCACAGGCTTTCCGATGGGAGAACCTTTGCAAGTATGGGCAGATAAAGCCTGTTTGGAAATTAACGGTGCAGAATATGAAGCACTGGGAATGATTGCTCAAAAACAGCAAATATTTCTTGCAGGTAACGCTTACGAACTTGACCCCAATTTCCCCGGATTATACTTCCAAACTTGTTTTGTCATTGACCCTTCTGGTTCAGTTGTTTTACGGTATCGGCGGTTAAATTCTTTATTTGCTCCCACACCTCATGATGTTTGGGATAAATACCTTGACTGTTATGGCTTAGAAGGTGTGTTTCCTGTGGCTAAAACTGCCATTGGTAATTTAGCAGCTTTGGCATCAGAGGAAATTTTATACCCGGAAGTAGCTAGATGTTTGGCAATGCGGGGGGCAGAAATTTTTCTCCATTCCACATCTGAGGTGTATAGCAAGAACCTCACTCCCAAAGATGCAGCAAAAATTACTCGTGCTGTTGAGAATATGGCTTATGTAGTTTCAGCCAATAGCGCAGGTTTAGCGAATAGTGCGATTCCCATTGGTTCCGTTGATGGCGGCTCCAAAATCATTGACCATCGTGGGATAATCTTAGCGGAAACAGGCCCAGGTGAAAGTATGGCTGCTTTTGCAGAAATAGACTTAGCTGCATTAAGACGCGATCGCACCAGACCAGGTTTAAATAATTTATTATCGCGCCAAAGGTTTGAAATGTATGCTCAAAGCTACAGTCAAGCTAAATTTTACCCAGCAAACACTATGCTGAATAAAGAAATAGAGCGCAAACATTTTATACAAACACAGCAGGAAACTATTGAACGTTTAACTCGGTTGGGGATTATTTGA